The proteins below come from a single Fusobacterium nucleatum genomic window:
- a CDS encoding DUF4367 domain-containing protein, which translates to MKKILLMSVLCLAIIACGKKEETKQETAETTNVIQKESTQIPNPFVEVKNLDEASKIAGFTLEVPEIYEDYKKQVIQAIENDMIEVIYLEEESGYEGLRIRKAKGTDDISGDYNEYRNVETVKVGDYDVTEKGDEGNIFIATWTDGTYSYAIDTDRAELNAEDITNLIANIK; encoded by the coding sequence ATGAAAAAAATATTATTAATGTCAGTTTTATGTTTAGCTATTATTGCTTGTGGAAAAAAAGAAGAAACTAAACAAGAAACAGCAGAAACAACAAATGTTATTCAAAAAGAAAGTACTCAAATACCTAACCCATTTGTAGAAGTAAAAAATTTAGATGAAGCCTCTAAAATAGCAGGATTTACTTTGGAAGTACCTGAAATTTATGAAGACTACAAAAAGCAAGTAATACAAGCTATTGAAAATGATATGATAGAAGTAATATATCTTGAAGAAGAATCTGGGTATGAAGGACTTCGTATTAGAAAAGCTAAAGGAACTGATGATATAAGTGGAGATTATAATGAGTATAGGAATGTTGAAACTGTAAAGGTTGGGGACTATGATGTAACAGAAAAGGGAGATGAAGGAAATATTTTCATTGCTACTTGGACAGATGGGACATATTCTTATGCAATAGACACTGATAGAGCTGAATTAAATGCAGAAGATATTACTAATTTAATTGCAAATATTAAATAA
- a CDS encoding ABC transporter ATP-binding protein — protein sequence MKQKSNFTFLLSYAKNEKYKLYLSAFLSVCSSILMVVPYILIYNIILELLKADLDYNRIKKLAIYTAILIVLRLVLFILSGVFSHVAAFNILYNIRMQAVKHLGNINLGYFREKNIGEIKKAINEDVEKLENFLAHQIPDLAAAITTPIVILVFLFFLEWRIAIFLIIPIILAILTQIAMFKGYGKRLDKYNSLLQRLTSTITQYIKGMNVFKAFNLTAHSFKKYIDVNNEYTENWHSMTDDFKTPYGIFLAVVDSALIFVIPSGGYLYLTNKINISTFLIFLLLSYTFLTSLKTLMQFAGTFSFVLAGANNVRSIIEFPIQSGGKNLKDIDFKEDISFNSVTFSYDKNDVLKNINLILKPNTITALVGPSGSGKTTIAYLLGRFWDIQKGSIKIGDTDIKDIDVNYLLSNISYVFQDIFMLTDTIFENIKMGLDKTKEEVYQAAKDAEIHEFIMSLPNGYDTIIGDGYIKLSGGEKQRISIARCLLKNSPIVVLDEITAYSDIENEAKIQNAIRNLLKDKTAVIIAHRLYTIKDVDNIVVLNEGEIVESGKHQDLITKENGLYKHLWEVK from the coding sequence ATGAAACAAAAGAGTAATTTTACTTTTCTTCTTTCTTATGCAAAAAATGAAAAATATAAATTATATCTTTCAGCTTTTTTAAGTGTATGTAGTTCAATACTTATGGTTGTACCTTATATACTTATATACAATATTATTTTGGAGCTATTAAAAGCAGATTTAGACTATAATAGAATTAAAAAACTAGCTATCTATACTGCAATTTTAATAGTTCTAAGATTAGTATTATTTATATTATCAGGAGTATTTTCACATGTGGCAGCTTTTAATATACTTTATAATATTAGAATGCAGGCAGTGAAGCATTTAGGAAATATTAATTTAGGTTATTTTAGAGAAAAAAATATTGGTGAGATAAAAAAGGCTATAAATGAAGATGTTGAAAAACTAGAAAATTTCTTAGCACACCAAATTCCAGATTTAGCAGCAGCTATAACAACTCCAATAGTTATATTAGTATTTTTATTTTTCTTAGAGTGGAGAATAGCAATATTTTTAATTATTCCTATAATACTTGCTATTTTAACTCAAATTGCTATGTTTAAAGGATATGGTAAGCGTTTAGATAAGTATAATTCATTACTTCAAAGATTAACTTCAACAATAACACAGTATATAAAAGGAATGAATGTGTTTAAAGCATTTAATTTAACAGCACATTCTTTTAAAAAGTATATTGATGTAAATAATGAATATACAGAAAACTGGCATAGTATGACAGATGATTTTAAAACTCCCTATGGAATATTTTTAGCAGTTGTGGATTCTGCATTAATTTTTGTTATTCCAAGTGGAGGATATTTATATTTAACAAATAAAATTAATATTTCAACATTTCTAATATTTTTACTTTTAAGTTATACATTTTTAACATCTTTAAAAACATTAATGCAATTTGCAGGAACTTTTTCTTTTGTTTTAGCAGGAGCAAATAATGTTAGAAGTATAATTGAATTTCCAATCCAGAGTGGTGGAAAAAATTTAAAAGATATTGATTTTAAAGAAGATATTTCATTTAATAGTGTAACTTTTTCTTATGATAAAAATGATGTTTTAAAAAATATTAACCTAATTCTAAAACCCAATACAATAACTGCACTTGTAGGACCATCAGGGTCTGGAAAGACAACTATTGCTTATCTATTAGGTAGATTTTGGGATATTCAAAAGGGAAGTATTAAAATTGGGGATACTGATATAAAAGATATAGATGTAAATTATTTATTATCTAATATTTCTTATGTATTTCAAGATATTTTTATGCTTACAGATACAATTTTTGAAAATATAAAAATGGGACTTGATAAAACAAAAGAAGAGGTATATCAGGCTGCAAAAGATGCTGAAATTCATGAATTTATTATGAGTTTGCCAAATGGCTATGATACTATTATTGGTGATGGATATATAAAATTAAGTGGTGGAGAAAAACAAAGAATTTCAATAGCAAGATGTCTACTTAAAAATAGTCCAATAGTTGTTTTAGATGAAATAACAGCTTATTCTGATATAGAAAATGAAGCTAAAATTCAAAATGCTATTAGAAATTTATTAAAAGATAAAACTGCTGTTATAATAGCCCATAGATTATATACTATAAAAGATGTTGATAATATAGTTGTATTAAATGAAGGAGAAATTGTAGAAAGTGGAAAACACCAAGATTTAATTACAAAAGAAAATGGCTTGTATAAACATCTTTGGGAGGTGAAATAA